A window from Chryseobacterium vaccae encodes these proteins:
- a CDS encoding DUF4350 domain-containing protein produces the protein MNKTFKIYAVIFIIVMIILALLEVNKKETTDWRKNFDINEKSPFGLFVFNNEAKDLFKGKLKKIDQTPYDYYNSHKGKAHNIVVIEHEIDKESWNKILDQVSKGSDAMLIVSRMPKEISDSIGYYDSDISFAEENVLKLTDKKYQNDFIHLDKFPSGRGFSYIKPQIEILGKTVEKENTDQVNFIKTKFGKGTIYVHCEPLFLTNYYLLKPGNSKYAQDVFSYLQDKETLWFVDGNTKVSRFFMRVVLSNPALKYAWWVFLGGLVLFIFFNAKRKQRIVPVMEPLRNTSVDFVKSIGNLYLQEGDFHDMMAKKSQYFLNKVRMDLLIDTQNLDMEFAKKLQLKTGKSIEMIEEAITLIRKSQDPYASVMKEDLARMNKLLDEILK, from the coding sequence ATGAACAAAACCTTCAAAATATATGCTGTCATATTCATCATTGTGATGATTATTCTGGCATTGCTTGAAGTCAATAAAAAAGAAACAACAGACTGGCGGAAAAATTTTGATATCAATGAAAAATCTCCATTCGGACTGTTTGTTTTTAATAATGAGGCTAAAGATTTATTTAAAGGAAAACTGAAAAAGATTGATCAGACACCTTATGACTATTACAACAGCCATAAAGGAAAAGCTCACAATATTGTGGTCATCGAACATGAGATTGATAAAGAATCATGGAATAAAATTCTGGATCAGGTCTCAAAAGGATCTGATGCAATGCTGATTGTAAGCCGTATGCCTAAAGAGATTTCGGATAGTATAGGGTACTACGACTCCGATATTTCTTTCGCAGAAGAAAATGTACTGAAGTTAACGGACAAAAAATACCAGAATGATTTCATTCACTTAGATAAATTCCCGTCGGGAAGAGGATTCTCATATATCAAGCCCCAGATAGAAATTCTGGGAAAAACTGTTGAAAAAGAGAATACAGATCAGGTCAATTTTATAAAAACCAAATTTGGAAAAGGAACCATTTATGTGCATTGTGAACCATTATTTCTTACCAATTACTATCTTTTAAAACCAGGAAATAGCAAATATGCACAGGATGTCTTTTCATATCTTCAGGATAAAGAAACGCTTTGGTTTGTAGATGGAAATACAAAAGTATCACGCTTCTTCATGAGAGTTGTTTTATCCAATCCTGCTCTTAAATATGCATGGTGGGTATTTTTGGGAGGATTGGTATTGTTTATTTTTTTCAACGCAAAAAGAAAACAGCGGATAGTACCTGTGATGGAGCCATTGAGAAATACTTCCGTAGATTTTGTGAAAAGCATAGGGAATCTCTATCTTCAGGAAGGAGACTTTCATGATATGATGGCCAAAAAATCCCAGTATTTTCTGAATAAAGTAAGAATGGACTTACTGATAGATACCCAAAATCTGGATATGGAATTTGCCAAGAAACTGCAATTGAAAACTGGAAAAAGCATAGAAATGATTGAGGAGGCAATCACTCTTATCCGAAAATCACAGGACCCATACGCCAGTGTAATGAAAGAAGATCTTGCAAGGATGAATAAACTCCTTGATGAAATATTGAAATAA
- a CDS encoding DUF4129 domain-containing protein, whose product MNKLLIFLLLFFSIGSVYAQDDDGSATVVEEYMGDSVDTGHYHNMLRADSVLILKPVSENTVYAKKFKENIPSRYKGNEFDYSVSKPRESFFQKLMRKIGKILESIFGETVFSKSAKATDIFIRLFAIILVGFLLYFIIKYLMGKEGNFFFGRKNKKLDIEAEELYENIHEINFPESIAHFERERDYRSAVRYQFLLTLKKLSDKKLINWNPEKTNKDYTAELKALHLKAEFSELSYIFDNVWYGEFNIDERSYLKFKDQYQAFKP is encoded by the coding sequence ATGAATAAACTGCTTATTTTTTTATTACTCTTTTTCTCCATAGGTTCCGTTTACGCACAGGATGATGACGGATCAGCAACTGTGGTGGAAGAATATATGGGAGACTCTGTTGATACAGGACATTACCATAATATGCTGCGTGCGGATTCCGTCCTGATCCTGAAGCCGGTTTCAGAAAATACAGTCTACGCAAAAAAGTTCAAAGAAAATATTCCGTCGAGATATAAAGGAAACGAATTTGATTATTCCGTATCTAAACCACGGGAGTCTTTCTTTCAGAAACTGATGAGGAAAATAGGTAAAATCCTTGAGAGCATATTTGGGGAAACTGTTTTTAGTAAATCAGCTAAAGCTACTGATATTTTTATCCGGCTGTTTGCCATTATTCTTGTAGGATTTCTGCTTTATTTTATCATTAAATATCTGATGGGGAAAGAAGGGAATTTCTTCTTTGGCAGAAAAAATAAAAAGTTAGATATTGAGGCCGAAGAGCTTTATGAAAATATCCATGAGATTAACTTTCCCGAAAGTATTGCCCACTTTGAAAGAGAAAGAGACTACCGTTCAGCGGTTCGTTACCAGTTTTTACTGACCCTCAAGAAATTAAGCGATAAAAAGCTGATCAACTGGAATCCCGAAAAAACAAATAAAGATTATACAGCCGAACTAAAAGCCCTTCATCTGAAAGCCGAATTTTCCGAACTCTCTTACATCTTTGATAATGTCTGGTATGGAGAATTCAATATCGATGAACGGAGCTATCTGAAATTTAAAGATCAATACCAGGCATTTAAACCGTAA
- a CDS encoding UDP-2,3-diacylglucosamine diphosphatase produces the protein MKRNVELVVISDVHLGTYGCKAKELLRYLNSIQPKTLVLNGDIIDIWQFKKSYFPKPHLKVIRKILSLATKNTDVYYITGNHDEMFRKFTDFELGNLKVCNKICLNMDKKKTWIFHGDVFDASVQHSKWIAKLGGKGYDLLIMVNNAVNWFLEKMGREKYSFSKKIKNNVKKAVKYIGDFELTASELAIDNHYDYVICGHIHQPQIREVITKKGSCTYLNSGDWIENLSALEYDNKEWKIFYYDENKHLLKDDEAEEIPDMDSSELLKIVTNFT, from the coding sequence ATGAAAAGAAACGTAGAATTAGTTGTTATATCGGATGTTCATTTGGGAACTTATGGATGTAAGGCTAAAGAATTGTTGAGGTATCTTAATTCTATCCAGCCTAAAACTTTAGTTTTAAATGGGGATATTATTGATATCTGGCAGTTCAAAAAGTCTTACTTCCCTAAACCTCATTTGAAAGTGATCAGGAAGATCCTTTCATTGGCTACTAAAAACACAGATGTTTATTATATCACAGGAAATCATGATGAAATGTTCCGTAAGTTTACCGATTTTGAATTGGGGAACCTTAAGGTCTGCAATAAGATTTGCCTGAATATGGACAAAAAAAAGACCTGGATTTTTCATGGAGATGTTTTCGATGCTTCCGTTCAGCATTCCAAGTGGATTGCCAAACTTGGCGGCAAAGGATACGATCTTTTGATCATGGTCAACAATGCCGTTAATTGGTTTCTGGAGAAAATGGGCAGAGAAAAATATTCATTTTCAAAAAAAATCAAAAATAACGTGAAAAAAGCGGTAAAATACATCGGAGATTTCGAGTTGACTGCTTCTGAACTGGCTATTGATAATCATTATGACTATGTGATATGTGGCCACATTCATCAGCCTCAGATACGCGAAGTGATCACTAAAAAAGGATCCTGTACCTATTTGAATTCCGGAGACTGGATCGAAAATTTATCCGCACTGGAATATGATAATAAAGAATGGAAGATTTTTTATTATGATGAGAATAAACATCTGCTTAAAGATGACGAGGCTGAAGAAATCCCGGATATGGATAGTTCTGAGCTTCTGAAAATAGTAACCAATTTTACCTAG
- a CDS encoding OsmC family protein has translation MKITLNRINDDFLFECTNSQGNSILLDNTSQPGAKGVSPMESVLMAVAGCSGIDVVSILKKQRQEITGFQAEVEGERVPVEDAKPFKAIKVKFLLEGNIDPKKALKAAQLSFEKYCSVSKTLEPNVEIGYEVFVNGEKI, from the coding sequence ATGAAAATAACACTCAACAGAATAAACGACGACTTTCTATTTGAATGCACCAACTCCCAGGGAAATTCTATCCTTCTGGACAATACTTCACAACCCGGAGCCAAAGGAGTTTCTCCAATGGAAAGCGTTTTGATGGCTGTGGCAGGATGCAGTGGTATTGATGTGGTATCTATCCTGAAAAAACAGCGTCAGGAAATCACAGGATTTCAGGCCGAAGTAGAAGGAGAAAGAGTTCCCGTAGAAGATGCGAAACCATTCAAAGCAATTAAAGTAAAATTTCTTTTGGAAGGAAATATAGATCCTAAAAAAGCTTTAAAAGCAGCACAACTGTCCTTTGAAAAATACTGTTCCGTATCAAAAACTCTGGAGCCGAATGTAGAAATCGGATATGAGGTTTTTGTGAACGGAGAAAAAATATAA
- a CDS encoding glycosyltransferase family protein: MKILYAFQGTGNGHMARAQEIIPILKKYASVDTLISGHQSQLKAGFDINFQHQGISLLYNKTGGLSYRKTFTENHFLKAVKTIRELELSQYDLIINDYEPLTGWACKMRKLPMIELSHQASMSFSETPKPQKRDFLGELILKYYVPSEKKIGFHFERYHPQIKKPVIRNKIRNLNPEKKGYYLVYLPSFADENIIKVLKQIPVEWKVFSKYSKAQVKVKNVEVFPIDEVQYLKYFESCEGILCNAGFETPAEALFMDKKLFVIPIHNQYEQECNAAALDLMGIPNSKVLNFQEIMKWVASDHHLKVSYPDDIEEILVNEVLTFKK, from the coding sequence ATGAAAATTCTGTATGCATTTCAGGGAACCGGAAACGGACATATGGCCAGAGCACAGGAGATTATTCCTATTCTCAAAAAATATGCTTCGGTGGATACTTTAATCAGTGGCCACCAATCACAGTTAAAGGCAGGCTTTGATATTAACTTCCAACATCAAGGGATTTCCCTTCTCTATAACAAAACCGGCGGATTATCCTACCGTAAAACATTTACTGAAAATCATTTCTTAAAAGCAGTAAAAACAATCAGGGAACTTGAACTTTCGCAGTACGATCTTATTATTAATGATTACGAACCTCTAACAGGCTGGGCTTGTAAAATGAGGAAGCTTCCGATGATTGAACTTAGCCACCAGGCTTCCATGAGCTTTTCGGAAACACCCAAACCCCAAAAGAGAGATTTTTTAGGAGAACTGATTTTGAAGTACTATGTTCCCAGTGAAAAGAAAATAGGTTTTCATTTTGAGAGGTATCACCCTCAAATCAAAAAACCGGTAATCAGGAACAAGATCAGAAATTTAAATCCTGAAAAAAAAGGATATTATCTGGTTTATCTTCCCAGTTTTGCAGACGAAAATATTATTAAAGTCTTAAAGCAGATTCCGGTAGAGTGGAAGGTATTTTCAAAATACAGCAAAGCCCAGGTTAAAGTAAAAAATGTTGAAGTTTTCCCTATTGACGAAGTGCAGTATCTGAAATATTTTGAAAGCTGTGAGGGGATTTTATGCAATGCAGGCTTCGAAACTCCTGCGGAAGCACTTTTTATGGATAAAAAGCTGTTTGTTATTCCTATTCACAATCAATACGAGCAAGAATGCAATGCGGCTGCTCTGGATCTCATGGGAATCCCGAATTCTAAAGTGCTGAATTTTCAGGAAATTATGAAATGGGTGGCTTCAGATCATCACTTAAAAGTAAGTTATCCTGATGATATTGAAGAAATCCTCGTGAATGAAGTGCTGACTTTTAAAAAATAG
- a CDS encoding DUF4013 domain-containing protein, which yields MIQFYKKREFGSFISDSFNFFKLYGKNYFKNYFLINGLLLILAVAVIIFGFREIFGQIMGSNLSGETYYFERYFAENSGMLIVAGVLVFLLFALLAVINYLFPVFYMKRIAEGAQKVKTDEILGDFKRNAGRIFKMCIGMTFIVLPVLMIVMGFSYVLLIIFIGLFLILLVYPTAFNVTSFLMYDYFNADRGFLESLSYSVRAQFSYPNGNEKSPYWKYWGATLIMFIIMYAVMIIFTFVPVFFLYGSLLTTAPDGNFEENPFADGFIGILVFVLYGLSTLLSLFLSNLMYVNAGLMYYDSRTDLHQKVELAEIDTIGLNE from the coding sequence ATGATACAGTTTTATAAAAAAAGAGAATTTGGAAGTTTTATCAGTGACAGCTTTAATTTTTTCAAGCTGTATGGTAAGAATTATTTCAAGAATTATTTTCTGATCAATGGATTGCTGCTGATTTTGGCAGTTGCTGTCATTATTTTTGGATTCAGAGAAATCTTCGGACAGATAATGGGTTCCAATCTAAGTGGAGAAACGTATTATTTTGAAAGATATTTTGCAGAAAATTCAGGAATGCTGATTGTTGCAGGAGTATTAGTATTTCTTCTTTTTGCTCTATTGGCCGTTATCAATTATCTGTTTCCCGTCTTTTATATGAAAAGAATTGCAGAAGGTGCCCAAAAGGTAAAAACAGATGAGATTTTAGGAGATTTTAAAAGAAATGCAGGCCGGATCTTTAAGATGTGTATTGGCATGACCTTTATTGTATTACCGGTGCTGATGATTGTAATGGGCTTTTCTTATGTATTGCTGATTATTTTTATCGGGCTTTTCCTGATATTACTTGTTTATCCCACTGCATTCAATGTAACCTCATTCCTGATGTATGATTACTTTAATGCTGATAGAGGCTTTTTAGAGAGCTTGAGCTATTCCGTAAGAGCGCAATTTTCTTATCCGAATGGAAATGAGAAATCACCTTACTGGAAATATTGGGGAGCAACATTGATCATGTTTATCATTATGTATGCTGTAATGATAATATTTACCTTTGTACCTGTCTTTTTTCTGTATGGATCATTACTTACCACTGCTCCGGACGGAAACTTTGAAGAAAACCCTTTTGCAGACGGGTTCATAGGAATTCTTGTCTTTGTATTATATGGATTATCAACACTTCTTTCTCTTTTTCTTTCGAACCTGATGTATGTAAATGCAGGTTTGATGTATTACGACAGCAGAACAGATCTTCATCAGAAAGTTGAACTGGCAGAAATAGATACAATTGGTCTCAATGAATAA
- a CDS encoding GNAT family N-acetyltransferase: MTFENNRSGNGGLLTLNNEIKEVGRLTYTIFPEENKLIISFVLVHPEFEGRGMGKYLVEEAIKFARENKWNVYPHCSYARSVMMRMSDVEDIFLKN, encoded by the coding sequence ATGACATTTGAAAACAACAGATCGGGCAACGGAGGTCTTCTTACCCTGAACAATGAGATAAAAGAGGTGGGAAGACTTACCTATACCATTTTTCCTGAAGAAAATAAACTTATTATTTCTTTTGTACTGGTTCATCCGGAATTTGAAGGCAGAGGTATGGGAAAATATCTTGTAGAGGAAGCTATAAAATTTGCCAGAGAAAATAAATGGAATGTCTATCCTCATTGTTCTTATGCAAGATCTGTTATGATGAGGATGAGCGATGTGGAAGATATATTCTTAAAGAACTAA
- a CDS encoding DUF58 domain-containing protein: MKNLYINTRFFFALIGVGILYVLAFFFPFMMIIGHIALVVCFLAVMVDYLLLFNQKNGLQAQRILPEKLSNGDENFIKIDIKNNYGFKITTKIIDEIPFQFQKRDFLILKTIDSGRNTYFQYSLEPKERGEYHFGSLNVYVSSPLGLAAKRFNFQKDAMLPSYPSFVHLRKYELMALQSEFMLGGIKKIRKLGHTMEFEQIKEYVPGDDIRTINWKATSKTNRLMVNQFQDEKSQRIFILIDKGRTMKMPFNGLSLLDYSINAAMALSHIILKKGDRAGMMTFSKKTENKVAAENKSGQLRKISEALYNIKTDFFESDFNRLYQDVKYSLNQRSLVLLFTNFETLDGLNRQLKYLRGIAKNHLLVVVFFKNSELQTLIHKNPESMQEIYDEVIAEKFEFEKKLIIQELRKYGIYTVYTLPENLNIDVINKYLEIKARGIL, from the coding sequence ATGAAAAACCTATACATCAATACACGATTTTTCTTTGCGCTCATTGGAGTGGGGATCCTGTATGTCCTGGCATTTTTCTTTCCGTTTATGATGATCATTGGCCATATTGCACTGGTAGTCTGCTTCCTTGCGGTCATGGTAGATTATCTGTTGTTGTTTAATCAGAAAAATGGTCTGCAGGCACAAAGAATACTTCCGGAAAAATTATCAAACGGGGATGAAAACTTCATCAAAATTGATATTAAAAACAACTATGGTTTTAAGATCACAACCAAAATCATTGACGAAATTCCTTTTCAGTTTCAGAAAAGAGACTTTTTAATTCTGAAAACAATCGATTCCGGAAGAAACACTTATTTCCAATACAGCCTGGAACCTAAAGAAAGAGGAGAATATCATTTTGGAAGCCTGAATGTGTATGTTTCTTCACCTTTAGGATTGGCCGCTAAAAGATTTAATTTCCAGAAAGATGCTATGCTGCCTTCTTATCCATCTTTTGTACATCTCAGAAAATATGAACTGATGGCGTTACAAAGTGAATTTATGCTGGGAGGTATCAAAAAAATCAGAAAACTGGGGCACACCATGGAATTTGAGCAGATCAAAGAATATGTTCCCGGGGATGATATCAGAACCATCAACTGGAAAGCCACCTCCAAAACAAACAGACTAATGGTTAATCAGTTTCAGGATGAGAAATCACAGCGGATCTTTATACTGATTGATAAAGGAAGAACAATGAAAATGCCTTTCAACGGATTAAGTCTGCTTGATTATTCTATCAATGCTGCAATGGCATTATCTCATATTATTCTGAAGAAAGGAGACCGTGCCGGGATGATGACCTTTTCAAAAAAAACGGAAAATAAAGTGGCTGCAGAAAATAAATCAGGACAGTTAAGAAAAATCTCCGAAGCGCTTTATAACATCAAAACAGATTTTTTTGAAAGCGACTTCAACCGTCTTTACCAGGATGTAAAATATTCTCTGAACCAGAGAAGTCTTGTACTGCTTTTCACCAATTTTGAAACATTGGACGGACTGAACCGCCAGTTGAAATATCTCCGAGGAATTGCAAAAAATCACTTGTTGGTTGTTGTCTTCTTCAAAAACTCAGAGCTGCAGACCCTAATCCATAAAAATCCTGAAAGTATGCAGGAGATCTATGATGAGGTAATTGCTGAAAAATTTGAATTTGAAAAAAAACTGATCATCCAGGAATTACGGAAATATGGAATCTATACCGTATATACCCTTCCTGAAAATTTAAATATTGACGTTATCAATAAATACCTGGAGATAAAAGCGAGAGGAATTTTATAA
- a CDS encoding stage II sporulation protein M translates to MREVYFIKQNKEKWLGIEQVIQGKIKKNPDDLSSLYINLINDLSFAQTYYPKSNTTVYLNHLSSQIFQKIYKTKRVEENRLVYFFKTEVPLLVYQYRRYLMYAFLFFIFFTSIGVLSAVYDKDFANIILGESYVNETIENIKKGNAVGVYQSGSTWGSTIGIIFNNIGVGAKLYIYGITGGVGTLFALLSNSVMLGSFQYFFYDYGALKDSARGIWLHGVFEIFAMVVEAMCGLILGASILFPRTFSRFNSFKRGFQDSFKIFLSTVPFTICAGIIEGYVTRHALKMPLAMNLVIIFSSLAIIGFYYFVYPSIVHKQTNNQINDTVL, encoded by the coding sequence ATGAGAGAGGTTTATTTCATTAAACAAAATAAAGAAAAATGGTTGGGAATTGAACAGGTTATTCAAGGGAAAATTAAAAAAAATCCGGATGACCTGTCTTCGTTGTATATCAACCTGATCAATGATCTTTCTTTTGCACAGACTTATTATCCCAAAAGCAATACAACCGTTTATCTGAATCATCTGTCTTCTCAGATATTCCAAAAAATTTATAAAACCAAAAGAGTAGAGGAAAACCGGCTGGTTTATTTTTTCAAAACAGAAGTTCCTTTGCTGGTTTATCAATACAGGAGGTATCTGATGTATGCTTTTCTGTTTTTTATCTTCTTTACCTCTATAGGAGTACTTTCTGCAGTCTATGATAAAGACTTTGCCAATATTATTCTTGGAGAAAGTTATGTGAATGAAACCATAGAAAATATTAAAAAAGGAAATGCTGTAGGAGTATATCAAAGCGGATCTACGTGGGGAAGTACTATCGGAATTATTTTTAATAACATTGGAGTAGGGGCAAAATTATATATTTACGGAATCACCGGAGGGGTAGGAACTCTATTCGCTCTTCTTTCCAATAGTGTAATGCTGGGATCATTTCAGTATTTTTTCTATGATTACGGAGCGTTGAAAGATAGCGCAAGAGGAATCTGGCTTCACGGGGTTTTTGAGATCTTTGCCATGGTGGTGGAAGCCATGTGCGGGCTGATTCTTGGAGCAAGTATTCTTTTTCCGAGAACATTTTCAAGATTCAATTCTTTTAAAAGAGGTTTTCAAGATTCATTTAAAATATTTCTGAGTACCGTTCCATTTACAATCTGTGCCGGAATTATAGAAGGTTATGTAACGAGACACGCTTTAAAAATGCCACTGGCAATGAATCTTGTTATCATTTTCAGTTCACTGGCTATTATAGGATTTTACTATTTTGTATATCCTTCAATAGTGCATAAACAAACTAATAATCAGATCAATGATACAGTTTTATAA
- a CDS encoding AAA family ATPase produces the protein MENFDNENIENKSSINLNKSEDQFQSRIDMIELRASIDKVKAEIGKVIVGQENMIEHLLAALLSNGHVLIEGVPGVAKTITAKLLARTIDVGFSRIQFTPDLMPSDILGTSVFSVKNSEFEFKKGPIFSNFILIDEINRSPAKTQAALFEVMEERQITMDGTRYIMDEPFLVVATQNPIEHEGTYRLPEAQLDRFLFKINVGYPNLEQEIAIIKNQHESKKEDKTEGVNRVITAEQLKNYQHLVKEIIVEAQLMEYIAKIIINTRENQFLYLGASPRASLALLTASKAFAALRGRDFVTPEDIKEASYAVLRHRVIVSPEREMEGLTADEIIRQILEGIEIPR, from the coding sequence ATGGAAAATTTTGATAACGAAAACATAGAAAATAAAAGCTCTATCAATCTTAATAAAAGCGAAGACCAGTTTCAGTCCAGGATAGACATGATTGAGCTGCGTGCAAGCATTGATAAAGTAAAAGCTGAAATCGGTAAAGTCATTGTAGGGCAGGAAAACATGATTGAACACCTTTTGGCTGCACTTTTATCCAACGGGCACGTACTGATAGAAGGCGTGCCGGGAGTAGCAAAGACCATCACGGCAAAATTATTGGCAAGGACCATAGATGTAGGCTTCAGCAGAATTCAGTTTACTCCGGATCTGATGCCTTCCGATATTTTGGGAACTTCAGTTTTCAGCGTAAAGAACTCTGAATTTGAATTTAAAAAAGGACCCATCTTCTCCAACTTTATATTAATTGACGAGATCAACCGTTCTCCGGCGAAAACTCAGGCTGCATTATTTGAGGTAATGGAAGAAAGACAGATCACAATGGATGGAACCCGCTACATCATGGATGAACCTTTCCTTGTTGTTGCTACCCAAAACCCGATTGAACATGAAGGAACCTACAGGCTTCCTGAAGCCCAATTGGACCGTTTCCTCTTCAAAATCAATGTTGGCTATCCTAACCTGGAGCAGGAGATTGCCATCATTAAGAACCAGCACGAAAGCAAAAAAGAAGATAAAACGGAAGGTGTTAACCGTGTAATTACCGCTGAACAGCTGAAAAATTACCAGCATCTCGTAAAAGAGATTATTGTAGAAGCCCAACTGATGGAATATATTGCTAAAATCATCATCAATACCAGAGAAAACCAGTTCCTGTATCTTGGTGCCTCTCCGAGAGCTTCTCTTGCTTTGCTTACCGCCTCAAAAGCCTTTGCCGCATTAAGAGGAAGAGATTTTGTAACCCCGGAAGATATTAAAGAAGCAAGTTATGCTGTACTGAGACACAGAGTGATCGTTTCTCCGGAAAGAGAAATGGAAGGCCTTACTGCAGATGAAATTATCCGTCAGATTTTAGAAGGAATAGAAATACCTAGATAG
- a CDS encoding TetR/AcrR family transcriptional regulator — protein MRKIKKTRKEVEGPIRNKEVTKGKLINALGEIIKEEGFSSVNLVKIAKIAGCDKKLIYEYFGDLNGLAEEYFKKRNFWGKLFSQNNHTKTNTSCRFLEKQFECLMNDGEMRGVIAWELSKELPILKDQSQKREKQIEKVVGNKEGNFRAIEAILMGGIYYLTIHSHTNESTFRGIDLKQQEGQQEIMAAVKQILDWAHKEN, from the coding sequence ATGAGAAAAATTAAAAAAACTAGAAAAGAGGTAGAGGGGCCTATTAGAAATAAGGAAGTAACAAAAGGCAAGCTGATTAACGCTCTTGGAGAGATTATAAAAGAAGAAGGGTTTTCATCTGTTAATCTTGTGAAGATTGCAAAGATTGCAGGCTGCGATAAAAAGCTGATTTATGAATATTTCGGAGACTTAAATGGATTGGCAGAAGAGTATTTTAAAAAACGCAATTTCTGGGGAAAACTATTCAGCCAAAATAATCATACAAAGACCAATACGTCCTGTCGATTTCTGGAAAAACAATTTGAATGTTTGATGAATGACGGAGAAATGCGTGGAGTTATTGCCTGGGAATTGAGTAAAGAACTTCCGATACTGAAAGATCAGTCTCAGAAAAGGGAAAAGCAGATCGAAAAAGTGGTTGGAAATAAAGAAGGAAACTTCAGAGCAATAGAAGCCATTTTAATGGGCGGTATCTATTATCTCACCATACATTCTCATACGAACGAAAGTACTTTTCGGGGAATTGATCTTAAGCAGCAAGAAGGGCAGCAGGAAATTATGGCTGCTGTTAAACAAATTCTTGATTGGGCCCATAAAGAAAATTAA
- a CDS encoding RDD family protein: MSQIAINTSQNVNINFNIASVGERMLAFIIDLLIKVAYVIFVFYLFFNILDLGYLLRGLDQWSVMAVYIVITFPVYIYPVVLESLMEGQTPGKKLMKIRVVKIDGYQASFGDYMIRWVFRLIDTSFVGSIGVISMIVSKNNQRLGDIASGTAVISLKNNITISHTILENIHQDYVPSFPQVIALTDNDMRIIKDNYTKALKVDDRQIISKLSDKIKSILKLEIDPAKMTERQFISVVIKDYNYYTGKDN, from the coding sequence ATGTCTCAAATTGCGATAAATACCTCACAAAATGTAAATATTAATTTCAATATTGCCAGTGTTGGGGAAAGAATGCTTGCATTTATCATTGATCTGCTGATCAAGGTAGCCTACGTTATTTTTGTATTCTACCTTTTCTTTAATATTCTGGATCTGGGATATCTTTTGAGAGGACTTGACCAATGGTCTGTTATGGCGGTTTATATTGTGATCACCTTTCCGGTTTATATTTATCCGGTTGTTTTAGAAAGTCTGATGGAAGGACAGACTCCCGGTAAAAAACTCATGAAAATCAGAGTGGTAAAGATTGACGGATACCAGGCCAGCTTTGGTGATTATATGATCCGGTGGGTTTTCAGATTGATTGACACCTCATTTGTAGGATCAATAGGGGTAATCTCTATGATTGTTTCTAAAAATAACCAACGATTGGGCGACATCGCTTCCGGTACAGCTGTAATTTCTTTAAAAAACAATATTACTATTTCTCATACCATCTTAGAAAATATCCATCAGGATTATGTTCCTTCGTTTCCGCAGGTTATTGCTTTAACCGACAATGATATGAGGATCATCAAAGACAATTATACCAAAGCGCTCAAAGTGGATGACCGGCAGATTATCAGCAAGCTTTCCGATAAGATTAAAAGCATTCTAAAACTCGAGATAGATCCAGCTAAAATGACTGAAAGACAGTTCATCAGCGTGGTCATTAAAGATTATAACTATTATACAGGGAAGGACAATTAG